The Cupriavidus necator N-1 DNA window GGCGACCTGGTGGTCACCGGCCCGACGCGCACCAATGTGAACGACTACCGCGCCATCCTGATTCTCTGATTTCGACGAACGCCCGCCGCCGCCGCGGCAGGCCCAAGCTAGCCATGACCCAGAAGCTCACCATCACCCGCCCGGACGACTGGCACCTGCACCTGCGCGACGGCGCGGCCCTGGCCGCCGTGCTGCCCGACACCGCGCGCCAGTTCGCACGCGCCATCATCATGCCCAACCTGAAACCGCCCGTGACCACGGTGGCGCAGGCGCAGGCTTACCGTGCCCGCATCCTGGCGGCGCTGCCGGCCGGCCTGCAGTTCGAGCCGCTGATGACGCTGTACCTGACCGACAACACCACGGCCGAAGAAATCGCCGCGGCCAAGGCCAGCGGCTTCGTGCACGGCGTCAAGCTGTACCCGGCCGGCGCCACCACCAACAGCGACGCCGGCGTGACCGATATCCGCCGCTGCTACCCGGCGCTGGAAGCGATGCAGCGCGCGGGCCTGCCGCTGCTGGTGCACGGCGAGGTGACCGACCCCAGCATCGACATCTTCGATCGCGAAGCCGTCTTTATCGACCGCGTGATGACGCCGCTGCGCCGCGACATGCCCGAGCTGAAGGTGGTGTTCGAGCACATCACCACCAAGGACGCGGCCGAATACGTGCGCGACGCCAGCGGCCCGGTGGGCGCCACCATCACCGCGCACCACCTGCTCTACAACCGCAACGCCATCTTCACCGGCGGTATCCGTCCGCACTACTACTGCCTGCCGGTGCTCAAGCGCGAGACCCATCGCGAGGCCCTGGTGGCGGCCGCGGTCTCGGGCAGCCCGCGCTTCTTCCTGGGCACCGACAGCGCGCCGCACGCGCGCGGGCTGAAGGAACACGCCTGCGGCTGCGCCGGCTGCTATACCGCGCTGCATGCGATGGAGCTGTATGCCGAGGCCTTCGACGCCGCCGGCGCGCTGGACAAGCTGGAAGCCTTTGCCAGCTTCAACGGTCC harbors:
- the pyrC gene encoding dihydroorotase — encoded protein: MTQKLTITRPDDWHLHLRDGAALAAVLPDTARQFARAIIMPNLKPPVTTVAQAQAYRARILAALPAGLQFEPLMTLYLTDNTTAEEIAAAKASGFVHGVKLYPAGATTNSDAGVTDIRRCYPALEAMQRAGLPLLVHGEVTDPSIDIFDREAVFIDRVMTPLRRDMPELKVVFEHITTKDAAEYVRDASGPVGATITAHHLLYNRNAIFTGGIRPHYYCLPVLKRETHREALVAAAVSGSPRFFLGTDSAPHARGLKEHACGCAGCYTALHAMELYAEAFDAAGALDKLEAFASFNGPAFYGLPRNTGTLTLEREDWELPAELPYGDTTLVPLRGGETLRWKAR